The sequence TTTCAACGTTTTCGTTGTTCAGGTAGTTTTTGCGTATGTTTGCCTCGCTTTTTAAAGCTTTAATAAAATCGTGTTGCAGCGACGTGTTTACGGTTTTATAAAAATCGCAGTAGTAACATTTCTGACGACAAAATGGAATATGAATGTAAATACCAGCCATTATTTTATAACAATACAGTTTTATGGTAATCAGACAATAATAACCACAGAATCAGGTTATTGTTTTTAATTGGTACCAAGCAAAACCTTAAAAATTTACGCATGAAGATTACACCTTACTGGAGACTTGCAATTTGGTTACTTATAATGATTTATATGCTTTTTGTTCCTGCCAATCAGCTGCCTTCAAAACCATTTATACAAATTCCGAATTTTGATAAAATCGTTCATTTCGGAATGTTTTTTATTCTTTGCCTGTTATCATTCAGACCAGTGAAACAATTTACCCCTAATTTCTATTTCTGGACTCCCTTGCTTGTACTTGTTGTTGCGATAGCTCTTGAATCTATTCAGCATAAAATTTCGCCATCCCGCCACAGCGATATTTACGACCTTTGGGCGAACGCTGCAGGCTTATCGGCTGCAACAATGTTTTACGCCCTTTTTGTAAATAAAAAGTGGCTGGAACGCATCGTTTAAATGCTGTTTCAATCGGTATTCAAGACCCAAACCGGCTTTAGAGTTTTACAAGATCTTCGTATTTCTCGATGTCTTTTCCAACAGTTTCCAACGAAGTATTTTTGTAAAAATGCGTAATGTCCTGACGTAGTTTTTCGTATTGCGCGTGTACCGGACAAAGTGGTTTCGACGGATCATGTGTTTTACACGGTTCCAGGCTGATTAAACAGTTGGTGAAAAACTCTTCTCCGTCAACTTTGGTTACAATGTCCCACAACGAAATTTCAGACGCATCGCGCGACAATGAAAAACCGCCGTTTGGTCCTTTTGTTGAAACCAATAGTTTTTGTTTTACCAGGTTTTGGAGAATTTTTCCAAGAAATGGTGATGACAATCCAAGGTCTTCAGAAATTTGTTTAATACCGATACGTTTGTCGTCTTTCGAGAACTTCCCTAGATAAATCAATGCTCTAAGCGCATATTTGCAAGTATTTGATAACATGACTACTACTTTAAATTTAAAATTGTTTTACTGTATGATTTTTCTGCGAAAGCAGGAAATTTCTTCTCTTTTCCCAACACATTTCGGTTGGCTTTCATCACTGTGTTTTTAACTTTTCCGTTGACACGATCAAGGTTTTTTCGCTTCTTAAAAGCCCATTCATAGGCTTTCATTCCCTTGTTCCAAAACAAATTTTCGTGGTTCTCCTCCACTGAAATTTTTCGGTTCAGCAACAACAGATCATGCAAAGGAATTTTTACGGGACAAACATCGGTACAGGCACCACAAACCGTGCACGCAAAACTTAAATGGTTGTATTTATCAAACCCTTTCATAAAAGGAGTGATTACCGACCCGATTGGCCCGCTGTAAGTTGTATTGTAGGTGTAACCGCCCACATTTTTATAAATAGGACAGGCATTTAAACACGCGCCGCAACGAATACATTTTAAGGCATCGACATGTTTGGGTTCGGCAGCAATTTTTGTACGATTATTGTCGAGTAAAACAACAACCATTTTTTCCGGACCAT comes from uncultured Draconibacterium sp. and encodes:
- a CDS encoding VanZ family protein, with the protein product MKITPYWRLAIWLLIMIYMLFVPANQLPSKPFIQIPNFDKIVHFGMFFILCLLSFRPVKQFTPNFYFWTPLLVLVVAIALESIQHKISPSRHSDIYDLWANAAGLSAATMFYALFVNKKWLERIV
- a CDS encoding Rrf2 family transcriptional regulator, whose protein sequence is MLSNTCKYALRALIYLGKFSKDDKRIGIKQISEDLGLSSPFLGKILQNLVKQKLLVSTKGPNGGFSLSRDASEISLWDIVTKVDGEEFFTNCLISLEPCKTHDPSKPLCPVHAQYEKLRQDITHFYKNTSLETVGKDIEKYEDLVKL